A part of Anolis sagrei isolate rAnoSag1 chromosome 3, rAnoSag1.mat, whole genome shotgun sequence genomic DNA contains:
- the CWC15 gene encoding spliceosome-associated protein CWC15 homolog: MTTAARPTFEPARGGRGKGEGDLSQLSKQYSSRDLPSHTKIKYRQTNQDAPEEVRNRDFRRELEERERVAVREKNRDRPAREHTTSSSVSKKPRLDQIPAANLDADDPLTDEEDEDEDYDEESDDDTAALLAELEKIKKERAEEQARKEQEQKAEEERIRMENILSGNPLLNLTGPVQPQTNFKVKRRWDDDVVFKNCAKGVDEMKKDKRFVNDTLRSEFHKKFMEKYIK; this comes from the exons ATGACGACTGCAGCAAGACCAACATTTGAACCTgcgagaggagggagagggaaaggagaaggtgaTTTAAGTCAGCTCTCCAAACAATATTCCAGCAGAGATCTACCTTCTCATACTAAAATCAAATACAG ACAAACAAATCAGGATGCCCCTGAAGAGGTGCGCAACCGTGACTTCAGGAGGGAACTGGAGGAGCGTGAACGCGTTGCTGTAAGAGAGAAGAACAGAGATAGGCCAGCACGAG AACATACAACTTCTTCTTCAGTGTCTAAGAAACCCCGATTAGATCAGATCCCTGCAGCTAACCTGGATGCAGATGATCCTCTGACTGAT gaggaggatgaagatgaAGACTATGACGAAGAGAGTGACGATGATACCGCTGCTCTATTAGCTGAACTGGAAAAGATCAAAAAGGAACGTGCGGAAGAGCAGGCCCGAAAG GAACAAGAGCAAAAGGCTGAAGAGGAGAGGATACGGATGGAAAACATCCTGAGTGGAAACCCTTTGCTGAATCTTACTGGCCCTGTGCAGCCTCAAACAAATTTCAAAGTAAAACGGAG ATGGGATGATGACGTGGTCTTCAAGAACTGTGCAAAAGGAGTTGATGAGATGAAAAAAGATAAAAGGTTTGTCAACGACACACTAAGGTCGGAATTTCACAAAAAGTTTATGGAAAAATACATCAAGTAG